AGCAGTAATTCAGAGAGTCAGCTATGGGAAGGTTACAGTAGAAGATAAAGTGGTTGGTGCAATAGATAAAGGAATATTAGCCTTAGTAGGTATGAGCAGTGATGATAACAAAGAAACTATGGACTATATGATTAATAAAATCTTGAATTTAAGAATTTTTGAAGATGAACAGGAAAAAATGAATTTATCCTTAAAAGACATTAATGGTGGTCTTTTGGTTGTACCAAACTTTACTTTGTATGGCGATTGTAGAAAAGGAAGAAGACCAAGTTATGTCAGTGGTGCCAGCGTATCACAAGCAAGTAAGCTATATGAGGATTTAATACAGGCATTTAAAAAAGCCTATGCACAAGTTGAGCAAGGACAGTTCCAAGCAGAAATGAAAGTAGATTTACTAAATGATGGGCCTGTCACTTTATTAATAGACAGTGACCGTAATTTTTAAAGAGGTGATTAAAGTGCAGATAAAAACATTTATACTAGGAGAATTGCAAACCAATTGTTATTTAATCATTAATCAAGAAACCAAAGGGGTTATTATTCTAGATCCAGCCAATGATTTTGACAACCAAATTGAATCAATGATTCAAGAAAAAGCATTAATTCCAAAAGCTATTTTTTTAACCCACGGGCATTTTGACCATATTGGATCAGTAAATGATTTGAAAAATAAGTACAATGTTCCAGTGTATGCATCTGAATTTGAAAATGAAATCATGCAAGATAGCAGTAGAAATTTATCAAAAGATTTTTTGAATGTGGATATTGTTGCAAAGTCAGATACAATCATTAATGAAGGTAGGGTTATAGAAGTTAATGGTTTTACTTTTCAATGTATTGAAGTAGCAGGCCATACCAGTGAAAGCATATGTTTTTATAACAAAGATTATAAAGTGTTATTTTCTGGAGATACTTTGTTTAAAAGCAGTATTGGACGTGCAGATTTTTTTGATGGAAAAGCAGGAACATTAGAAAAGAATATAAAAGAAAAGCTACTGGTTTTACCGGAAGGTACAAAAGTATACCCAGGACATGGCTTTGCAACAACGATAAAAGATGAAAAAGAAGAAAACATGTTTTTAAGATAAGAGGGACTAAAATGAAATTAACCATTGAAGGATTAAATAATACCATCGATATAGAGAGATTATTTAATGCTTTTTTTTCTTTTGAAAACGAAGAGACAAATATTGAAGCCAATATAATCATAAGGGATGAAACAGTTTCCATTGCCATATACAAAGACAATGAAAAAGTTTACTATGTAAATAAGACAGTAATAGACGACAAAAAAGAAAATAAGCGGATGATCAAAAGAAGTTTATTCAAAGGTTTGGTTTGCTCAACTCAAAAAGTGTTGCCTTGGGGCATTATAACAGGTATACGACCTATAAAAATACCTATTGGCTTATTAAAAAAAGGTTACACTGAAGAAGCAGTGAGAAAAGAGTTGAAAGAGCAGTATTTAATAACAGACGATAAAATTAATATGATGCTTAATATTGCAAAGGAAGAATTAAAAGTACTCAGTAGATACCATGAGAGGGATTATAGCATTTATATAGGGATTCCTTTTTGTCCCACAAGGTGCTTGTATTGTTCTTTTCCTTCTTATCCCATTGATCAATCATTAGACATTAGTGATTTGTATTTAGAAGCATTAGAAAAAGAAATAACATTTGTAGCCAATCGGTATAAAAAGAAGCAACTCAAAACCCTATACATTGGCGGTGGAACACCTACAACATTAACAGAAAAACAGTTAGAAAAATTAATTAACATTATAAAAGCTAAGCTTGATTTAAGCCAGTTAGATGAATGGACAGTAGAAGCAGGTCGACCCGATTCAATTAATTTTAATAAGTTAAGAACATTAAAAGAAGCAGGTGTAACTAGAATCTCTATTAATCCTCAATCTATGAATCAAGAGACTTTGAATCGGATTGGAAGAAAACATACCACATTAGATATAGAAAAAGCTTTTAAAGATGCAAGAACTTTAGGGTTTGATAATATTAATATGGATTTGATTATTGGATTGCCTCAAGAAACCTCTAATGAAGTAGAAAACACTTTAAAGCAGGTGAAAAGGTTGGATCCAGACAGCATAACCATTCATTCACTGGCTATAAAAAAAGGATCACAATTAAAAGAAGAATTAGATGATTATAATCAAATATCCAATAAAGAAATAATAAAAATTCAAAGTTTAATACAAGATTATGTAAAAGAAAAAGACTTGATACCTTATTATTTGTATAGACAAAAAAAGATAGTGGGTAACTTAGAAAATGTAGGGTATGCAAAAAAAGATAAAATAAGCAGATACAATATTTTAATCATGGAAGAACAACAAACCATTATTGGAATGGGTGCAGGGGCCATTACAAAAATGGTGGATTCTAAGAATAATAAAATTAATCGGATTGAAAATGTGAAAAATGTTAATGATTATATTAATAGGATTGATGAAATGATTAATAGAAAACAAGCCCTTTAAAAATGCTGACTGATTTTGTAAATTGGTTTTAAATAAACTTGACAAAAGTAGGAAACTAAAATACAATATAGAAAGTTTAATAAATAAGTAAATCTATGAAGAGGAAAAGTAGATTATTGCTTTTATTACAGGGAGAGAAGTCTTGACTGGAAACTTCTTATAAAAGGATGATTAAAAGACACCTCAGAGTGATTAACTGAAATAATAGTAGGTTAAGACGGTTGGTCACCGTTATATGACATAAGAGGGTTTTAAACCAACCAGGGTGGTACCGCGGGTATTTATATAAAATGTGATTTATAAAAACTCGTCCCTGACATCATTTGTTATGTCAGGGACGAGTTTTTTTATTATTTAAACAATTGATTGAAATTAACTAATTGAATATAAATGGATAAAGGAGGAAAAAATATGCTCACTCAAGCACCAAAAGGAACAAAAGACTGGTATGGAAAAGAGATGTTGTTAAGAAGAAAAGTAGAAGCAATGGCAAGAGAACTGTGTAACAATTATAATATTAATGAGATTGCCACACCTGTATTTGAACACACAGAGCTTTTTTTAAGAGGTGTAGGAGAAACAACAGATGTTGTACAAAAAGAAATGTACACCTTTGATGACAAAGGGGGAAGAAGCATTACATTAAAGCCAGAAGGAACAGCAAGCGCTGTAAGGGCTTTTTTACAAAACACAATGTATGCGGACATCCAACCAACAAAATTATTTTATTTTACACCAGCTTTTAGATATGAAAATCCACAAGCCGGACGATTTCGACAACATCATCAATTTGGTATAGAATTTTTTGGTTCACATGAACCACAAGCAGAGATAGAGTTGATTACCCTTTTAACAGAGTTTATTGATCAGTTAGGATTAAAAGAAACCAAACTCCATCTTAATAGCATTGGCTGTCCAGAATGCCGAAAAGAATACAATAAGGTTCTTATGGCGTATTTTGATCAAAATAAAGACAAGTTCTGCACAACTTGTAAAGACCGTATGAACAAAAACCCATTAAGGGTACTGGATTGTAAAGATCCAAATTGTAGTGAGTTGGTAAAAGGTGCACCTAAAACAATTGATTATTTAGACGAAGAATGTAAAACCCACTTTGAAAAGTTAAAATCATTATTATCAAGCCTTAATATTGATTACGTGATCAACCCAAATATTGTTAGAGGGTTAGATTACTATACAAAAACAGTTTTTGAATTTGTGGACAAAGATGGTTTTACCTTATGTGGCGGTGGACGTTACGATAAGTTAGTAGGGGAAATTGGAAAAAATGATATACCAGCTGTTGGATTTGGGATAGGAATAGAAAGAATCCTATTGTTTTTACAAAATGAAGGCATTGACTTAAATGTAGAAAAACCAGTTGATATTTATGTCGGTGTTCTAGGAGACAATGTGGTTGATAAATCCTATGAAATTGTAAAAATGCTTAGAAATAATAATATTAAAACAGAAACTGACTTTCTAGGTAGAAGTGTAAAAGCACAGATGAAATATGCCAATAAATTAGGTGCATTATTTACAGTGATCATTGGAGAAAATGAAATTAATGAAAACAAAGTGACTGTTAAAGAAATGGCAACAGGTGAACAAACAGAATTAACAATAGAAGCATTAATTGATTTTATGAAAAAACAAAAAGAAAATATTCAATAAATGGAGGTAAAAAAATGAGTGAATCAATGCAAGGTTTAAAAAGAAGCCATCGCTGTACAGAGGTTTCTAAAGACAACTTAGAACAAAAAATAACGGTAATGGGATGGGTACAAAAAAGAAGAGACCTTGGTGGTGTAATCTTTTTAGATTTAAGAGACCGTTCAGGTATATTACAAATTGTTATAGATGCAAGTAGCATTGGGGAAGAAGGATTTGCAAAAGCAGAGCGCATTAGAAGTGAATTTGTTGTTGCGGTAGAAGGGGTCGTTGAAAAACGTTCTGATGATACCGTTAATAGTAATATAGCAACAGGTGATATAGAAATAAGAGCTTATGATTTAAGATTATTATCAGAAGCAGAAACACCACCCTTTCAAATTGAAGAAAATAGTGATGTTAAAGAAGAATTAAGATTAAAATACCGTTATTTGGACTTAAGAAGACCAGATATTCAAAGAAACCTTATAATGCGTAGCAAAATGTCATCGATTGCTAGACAATTTTTAGATCAAGAGAAGTTCTTAGAAATTGAAACACCAATGTTAACAAAAAGCACACCAGAAGGGGCTAGAGATTATTTGGTACCGAGTCGTGTACATCCTGGTAATTTTTATGCCTTACCTCAATCACCGCAGATATTTAAACAATTATTAATGTTATCAGGTTATGATCGATATTATCAAATTGTAAAATGTTTTAGAGATGAAGATTTGCGTGCCGATCGTCAGCCAGAATTTACTCAAATTGATATGGAATTATCATTTGTTGATGTAGACGATGTCATTAATATAAATGAAAGATTGTTACAAAAAACTTTTAAACAAATATTAGATGTTGATGTGAGTCTTCCAATTGAGAGATTGACTTATCAAGAGGCAATGGATAGGTTTGGTTCAGACAAGCCAGATACTCGATTTGGTTTTGAATTAGTGGATTTATCAGATATTCTTAAAGACTGTGGATTTAAAGTGTTTAAATCGGCTATTGATAATGGCGGTAGTGTAAGAGCCATTAATGCAAAAGGCTGTGGCAACTTCCCAAGAAGAACCATTGATGCCTTAGGCGAATTTGCAGTATCTTACGGTGCTAAAGGTATGGCTTGGATCGTTATTAATGAAGATGGTAGTTATAAATCTGTAATTACGAAGTTCTTATCGGAGGAAGAAATTGCAAATATTGTAAAATCTGTAGACGGACAGCCAGGTGACTTAATATTATTTGGAGCAGATAAGAATGAAGTGGTTTATGATGTCTTAGGGAATTTAAGACTTGAAATTGCTAGAAGACTAGATATTCTTAAAAAAGATGAATTTAAATTTATATGGGTCACAGACTTCCCATTGTTAGAATGGTCATCAGAGAATAAAAGATATGTGGCAAAACATCATCCATTTACAATGCCTTTAGAAGAAGATATTCCACTATTAGATACAGATCCGTCAAAAGTAAGAGCAAAGGCTTATGATATTGTGTTAAATGGTGTTGAGATTGGTGGAGGGAGTATTCGAATTCATCAAAAAGAAATTCAAGAGAAAATGTTTAATGCATTAGGCTTTACAAAAGAGGAAGCTTATGATCGCTTTGGATTCTTATTAAATGCATTTAAGTATGGTGTGCCACCACATGGTGGATTGGCATATGGTTTAGATCGTATCGTAATGCTTATGACTCAATCTGATAGTATTCGTGAAGTCATCGCATTCCCTAAAATTAAAGACGCATCTTGCCCAATGACAGAGGCACCAGGTGAAGTGGAAGTTAAGCAATTAGAAGAATTAAGTCTAAAAATCGATAAACTTGAATTAGAGTAATAAGTTATAATAGAAAAAGTAATAGTGTACATCATGACTATTACTTTTTCTAATTCAGTAGACTCAGCGGATCAATATATGATACTATTATAGTATCATACAAATACAAGAGTTACTTTGTTGTATAATTTAATCGTTGAGGTGATACTATGAAAGGATCAAAAATTTTGTTTGGATCAGTCTTTATACTTTTAGGGGTATATATTATACTGAATAACATTATAGAGATTAATTTAGGAAGAGGTATACTGCCTATTATTTTATCTATCATTCTTTTTGGAATTTATTTTAAAACCAAAGAAAAATGGTTATCTACTTTAGGAGCATTTTTTCTTGCATTAGGGATATTGCAGGTCATTCCTAATATTCCAATTATAGGTAATTACTTAGAAGATAGTATCTTATATCTAATCATTGGTATCTTATTTTTATATTATTACCATTCTAGAAAAAAATCCGTTAATCTTATTCTTGGAGCCATTTTATTATGGATTGGAGTGGGTCGAGTGGTTGCAAGTATCCCTAATTTAGATGAGATCAGTTGGGGTATTTCTTTAGTCAGTTTAGGTCTGGCATTTGTTACCATATATTTTGTTAGATTAAGACAATGGACATTAATTCCAGCTGGCGTACTAATTGTTTTAGGTGTATTGGATATAATAAATTATTATTACGATTTTAGACATGGTGATATGAATATAACAACGGTGTTATTAGCATTATTATTAATCTTTTTTGGAATCAGTATGATTTTTGATAAAAACAAATCTGTAAATGATGAAAATGATGCTTATGAAGATGAGGTTGTTATGGATGTTGAAGAAGAAAAAGAGAATCAGTAAATTAATGACTTAAGTAGGTGAATTTATGCTTGAAACAGGTATTGTAATAGAAGAAAAAGGTAGCAATATAGTGGTTCAAATGAAAAGACAAGAAGCTTGTGCCAAATGTCGTGCATGTTCATTAGGAAGTGAAGAAAAAAACTTATACTTAGAAGCTGAGAATAAATGTGATGCGGTAGTTGGAGATGAAGTTTCCGTTTCCTTAGAACAAACCAAATTTTTAAGCGCTGTATTAATTATGTATACCATTCCTTTAATAGCTATGCTAGGGGGGATTGGTGCAGGATATTATTTGGGGGATCTATTAGAAATAGGACCACTGGAGTTATTTAGTGTGGTTGTTGGTTTTATTATTCTAGCTTTAGCTTATTTGATTATAAGAAAAAATGAAGACAAGTTTCAACAAAAACAATATAGACCACAAGTTGTTAATGTTGTGAAAAAA
The genomic region above belongs to Natranaerovirga hydrolytica and contains:
- the dtd gene encoding D-aminoacyl-tRNA deacylase, with the protein product MRAVIQRVSYGKVTVEDKVVGAIDKGILALVGMSSDDNKETMDYMINKILNLRIFEDEQEKMNLSLKDINGGLLVVPNFTLYGDCRKGRRPSYVSGASVSQASKLYEDLIQAFKKAYAQVEQGQFQAEMKVDLLNDGPVTLLIDSDRNF
- a CDS encoding MBL fold metallo-hydrolase gives rise to the protein MQIKTFILGELQTNCYLIINQETKGVIILDPANDFDNQIESMIQEKALIPKAIFLTHGHFDHIGSVNDLKNKYNVPVYASEFENEIMQDSSRNLSKDFLNVDIVAKSDTIINEGRVIEVNGFTFQCIEVAGHTSESICFYNKDYKVLFSGDTLFKSSIGRADFFDGKAGTLEKNIKEKLLVLPEGTKVYPGHGFATTIKDEKEENMFLR
- the hemZ gene encoding coproporphyrinogen dehydrogenase HemZ, which encodes MKLTIEGLNNTIDIERLFNAFFSFENEETNIEANIIIRDETVSIAIYKDNEKVYYVNKTVIDDKKENKRMIKRSLFKGLVCSTQKVLPWGIITGIRPIKIPIGLLKKGYTEEAVRKELKEQYLITDDKINMMLNIAKEELKVLSRYHERDYSIYIGIPFCPTRCLYCSFPSYPIDQSLDISDLYLEALEKEITFVANRYKKKQLKTLYIGGGTPTTLTEKQLEKLINIIKAKLDLSQLDEWTVEAGRPDSINFNKLRTLKEAGVTRISINPQSMNQETLNRIGRKHTTLDIEKAFKDARTLGFDNINMDLIIGLPQETSNEVENTLKQVKRLDPDSITIHSLAIKKGSQLKEELDDYNQISNKEIIKIQSLIQDYVKEKDLIPYYLYRQKKIVGNLENVGYAKKDKISRYNILIMEEQQTIIGMGAGAITKMVDSKNNKINRIENVKNVNDYINRIDEMINRKQAL
- the hisS gene encoding histidine--tRNA ligase, which encodes MLTQAPKGTKDWYGKEMLLRRKVEAMARELCNNYNINEIATPVFEHTELFLRGVGETTDVVQKEMYTFDDKGGRSITLKPEGTASAVRAFLQNTMYADIQPTKLFYFTPAFRYENPQAGRFRQHHQFGIEFFGSHEPQAEIELITLLTEFIDQLGLKETKLHLNSIGCPECRKEYNKVLMAYFDQNKDKFCTTCKDRMNKNPLRVLDCKDPNCSELVKGAPKTIDYLDEECKTHFEKLKSLLSSLNIDYVINPNIVRGLDYYTKTVFEFVDKDGFTLCGGGRYDKLVGEIGKNDIPAVGFGIGIERILLFLQNEGIDLNVEKPVDIYVGVLGDNVVDKSYEIVKMLRNNNIKTETDFLGRSVKAQMKYANKLGALFTVIIGENEINENKVTVKEMATGEQTELTIEALIDFMKKQKENIQ
- the aspS gene encoding aspartate--tRNA ligase, translating into MSESMQGLKRSHRCTEVSKDNLEQKITVMGWVQKRRDLGGVIFLDLRDRSGILQIVIDASSIGEEGFAKAERIRSEFVVAVEGVVEKRSDDTVNSNIATGDIEIRAYDLRLLSEAETPPFQIEENSDVKEELRLKYRYLDLRRPDIQRNLIMRSKMSSIARQFLDQEKFLEIETPMLTKSTPEGARDYLVPSRVHPGNFYALPQSPQIFKQLLMLSGYDRYYQIVKCFRDEDLRADRQPEFTQIDMELSFVDVDDVININERLLQKTFKQILDVDVSLPIERLTYQEAMDRFGSDKPDTRFGFELVDLSDILKDCGFKVFKSAIDNGGSVRAINAKGCGNFPRRTIDALGEFAVSYGAKGMAWIVINEDGSYKSVITKFLSEEEIANIVKSVDGQPGDLILFGADKNEVVYDVLGNLRLEIARRLDILKKDEFKFIWVTDFPLLEWSSENKRYVAKHHPFTMPLEEDIPLLDTDPSKVRAKAYDIVLNGVEIGGGSIRIHQKEIQEKMFNALGFTKEEAYDRFGFLLNAFKYGVPPHGGLAYGLDRIVMLMTQSDSIREVIAFPKIKDASCPMTEAPGEVEVKQLEELSLKIDKLELE
- a CDS encoding SoxR reducing system RseC family protein yields the protein MLETGIVIEEKGSNIVVQMKRQEACAKCRACSLGSEEKNLYLEAENKCDAVVGDEVSVSLEQTKFLSAVLIMYTIPLIAMLGGIGAGYYLGDLLEIGPLELFSVVVGFIILALAYLIIRKNEDKFQQKQYRPQVVNVVKKRI